A genomic window from Candidatus Marinimicrobia bacterium CG08_land_8_20_14_0_20_45_22 includes:
- a CDS encoding phosphoenolpyruvate carboxykinase, translating to MKSNPSILSSSAMAKLSALNNPYVVQIVEEYVALCKPSKVTIITDSPEDIAYVRQLALDTGEESKISMNGHTIHYDGYEDQGRDKEHTRVLLPRGQILSKRINTIDREEGLAEIYQLMDGIMKGKEMLVRFFCLGPLDSRFSIPAMQITDSTYVAHSEDLLYRTGYEEFLRLKGSDKFFQFIHSAGELDERGCTKNVSDRRIYIDLEKNRVFSINNQYAGNSIGLKKLALRLAINKANHEDWLSEHMFLMGVHPQGKNRTTYFTGAFPSACGKTSTAMIPGQTIVGDDIVYMKIIEDGVCHAVNIESGIFGIIADVNPVDDPLIYKCLTTPRELIFSNILINDKKPYWLGMGCQTPETGVNHSGKWFKG from the coding sequence ATGAAATCGAATCCATCAATTCTCAGCTCATCTGCCATGGCAAAATTATCGGCGTTGAACAATCCTTATGTTGTCCAAATTGTCGAAGAATATGTCGCGTTGTGTAAGCCATCGAAGGTAACGATCATAACCGATTCACCTGAGGACATTGCTTATGTGCGACAACTGGCGCTGGATACTGGTGAAGAATCTAAAATTTCGATGAATGGACACACGATCCACTACGATGGATATGAAGATCAGGGCAGAGATAAAGAACACACGCGCGTTCTACTTCCCAGAGGTCAGATTCTTTCCAAGCGCATCAATACGATCGATCGCGAAGAGGGATTAGCGGAAATTTACCAACTAATGGACGGCATCATGAAAGGAAAAGAGATGCTCGTGCGATTCTTTTGCCTGGGACCGCTCGATTCGCGTTTTTCAATTCCAGCCATGCAGATTACCGATTCCACTTATGTTGCTCATAGTGAAGACCTGCTATATCGAACCGGTTATGAAGAATTTTTGCGGCTGAAAGGAAGCGACAAATTCTTTCAATTTATTCACTCGGCGGGTGAACTGGATGAGCGCGGTTGTACGAAAAACGTTTCCGATAGAAGAATTTATATCGATCTCGAAAAAAACCGGGTTTTTTCTATTAACAACCAGTATGCCGGGAACAGCATTGGGCTCAAGAAACTGGCTTTGCGATTGGCGATCAATAAGGCGAATCATGAGGATTGGCTATCCGAACACATGTTTTTAATGGGCGTTCATCCGCAAGGAAAAAACCGGACGACTTATTTTACCGGCGCGTTTCCGAGCGCCTGCGGAAAGACCAGCACGGCAATGATTCCCGGTCAAACCATCGTTGGGGATGATATCGTTTACATGAAAATTATCGAAGATGGAGTCTGTCATGCAGTCAATATCGAATCCGGAATATTCGGCATCATTGCAGATGTGAATCCGGTTGACGATCCGTTGATTTATAAATGTCTGACAACACCGCGTGAACTCATTTTTTCTAATATTTTAATCAATGACAAAAAACCCTATTGGTTAGGCATGGGATGCCAGACGCCGGAAACTGGAGTGAACCACTCTGGCAAATGGTTTAAAGGGAA
- a CDS encoding M48 family peptidase, with the protein MKETKTIVYPEIGEVKFRRSLRAKRLSIRIRAPKNVCVVLPIGINLSAAGKFVEAKHSWIVNHLCQIEKRTPKIPDFDENQPIKTRFHTLKFCAVRIANGKIEIKILPGIIQINYPEDITVRHQSVQKAIRIGMLDAYGLEAREFLPKRTLELSQQFGFRYAGLRIKNQKTRWGSCSSRNHINLNLQLMRLPDHLIDYVILHELTHTKVKNHSATFWSELARVFPQYQIARKEMKRYAIGF; encoded by the coding sequence ATGAAAGAAACTAAGACGATTGTTTATCCGGAAATTGGAGAAGTGAAATTCCGGCGGAGTCTCCGAGCAAAACGGCTGAGCATCCGCATCAGAGCGCCGAAAAATGTTTGCGTCGTTTTGCCAATCGGCATCAATCTTTCCGCCGCTGGAAAATTTGTCGAAGCAAAACATTCGTGGATAGTTAATCATTTGTGTCAGATCGAAAAGAGAACTCCCAAAATTCCGGATTTCGACGAGAATCAGCCGATTAAAACTCGTTTTCACACATTAAAATTCTGTGCTGTCCGAATAGCGAACGGAAAGATCGAAATCAAAATTCTTCCGGGAATTATCCAAATTAATTATCCTGAAGATATTACTGTTCGACATCAATCCGTTCAAAAGGCGATTCGCATCGGAATGCTCGATGCGTATGGCCTTGAAGCACGTGAATTCTTACCAAAAAGGACATTGGAACTGAGTCAACAATTTGGGTTTCGATATGCAGGTTTGCGAATCAAAAATCAAAAAACGCGCTGGGGAAGTTGCTCATCCAGAAATCACATCAATTTGAATCTTCAATTAATGCGATTGCCCGATCATTTGATTGATTATGTGATCCTTCACGAATTGACCCACACAAAAGTCAAAAACCACAGCGCGACGTTCTGGTCGGAACTGGCGCGCGTTTTTCCGCAATATCAAATAGCGCGGAAAGAGATGAAACGGTATGCAATCGGATTTTAA
- the frlA gene encoding fructoselysine transporter (inner membrane protein possibly involved in fructoselysine transport; member of the flr operon) — MNPVSELKRELNLTHIMALVLGSVIGSGVFINLPIVAKEAGSPWMAVLAWFIGGLIWLPQLLILSEISTAYPEEGFGYLYMKKAGSPALGFLYVWTVFWTSDTPSITIVALSAGSALSVFWPPLHGTIYTKLFASLLILALTYVHYRSVKKGGGLQVFLTIVKISPLILLCILGFMYFNSDNLFFEPILPDKANVGFMTLLVAGVAATIWSYAGFTNVLYMTGEMKNPQKIVPFSMIMSVGIVTVIYVLISLATSVFVPYETLIQNVGQFANPFLYLPAFAKIAAAFLAIAAFASMMGCLNALIMVQPRIEYAVARDGLFFKPFGHVHPKYLTPDYSILFQSGLAIALMFFGGLEDLLGYFTLSYLFQNAMVDSAIFVLRKKTDYHPTFRSPLWLMMTILAIGTQIYLIYGTFIAFPVGGVLTAAALIATGLPVYWYFKSRQK, encoded by the coding sequence GTGAATCCGGTGAGTGAACTGAAAAGAGAATTGAACCTGACTCATATCATGGCGTTGGTTCTCGGTTCGGTCATCGGATCAGGTGTTTTCATCAATCTTCCCATAGTTGCTAAAGAAGCGGGAAGTCCCTGGATGGCGGTTTTGGCTTGGTTCATCGGCGGACTGATCTGGTTACCGCAATTGCTGATTCTCTCGGAAATTTCGACCGCTTATCCCGAAGAGGGTTTCGGTTATCTTTACATGAAGAAAGCGGGCAGTCCGGCGCTCGGTTTTCTTTATGTCTGGACGGTTTTCTGGACGAGCGACACGCCGTCGATCACAATCGTCGCACTCAGCGCTGGTTCTGCACTTTCTGTTTTTTGGCCACCGTTGCACGGAACCATTTACACCAAACTGTTCGCCTCGCTGTTGATTCTGGCGCTGACATACGTTCATTACCGGAGCGTTAAAAAGGGCGGCGGATTGCAGGTTTTTCTGACGATCGTTAAAATCTCGCCATTGATTCTGCTTTGTATTCTCGGATTTATGTATTTCAACTCTGATAATTTGTTTTTCGAACCGATACTTCCCGATAAAGCAAACGTCGGATTTATGACGTTGTTGGTCGCAGGCGTTGCCGCAACAATTTGGTCTTACGCCGGATTCACGAATGTTCTTTATATGACCGGCGAGATGAAAAATCCGCAGAAAATCGTGCCATTTAGCATGATTATGTCGGTTGGAATTGTGACAGTCATTTATGTATTGATTAGTCTGGCGACCAGCGTTTTCGTTCCCTATGAAACGCTCATTCAAAATGTTGGGCAATTTGCCAATCCGTTTTTGTATTTACCGGCGTTCGCTAAAATCGCCGCGGCATTTCTGGCAATTGCCGCTTTCGCCAGCATGATGGGTTGTCTGAACGCTTTGATTATGGTTCAACCGCGCATTGAATATGCTGTTGCGCGCGACGGACTTTTTTTCAAACCATTCGGGCATGTGCATCCGAAATATCTAACTCCGGATTATTCGATCCTTTTTCAATCCGGGCTTGCAATCGCTTTGATGTTCTTCGGCGGATTGGAAGATTTGCTTGGTTATTTTACGCTGTCGTACCTGTTTCAGAATGCGATGGTTGACAGTGCTATCTTCGTTCTAAGGAAAAAGACTGACTATCATCCGACTTTCCGCTCGCCGCTTTGGTTAATGATGACAATTTTGGCGATCGGAACACAGATTTATCTCATTTACGGAACTTTCATTGCTTTTCCGGTTGGCGGCGTTCTAACCGCGGCGGCGTTGATTGCCACAGGATTGCCGGTTTATTGGTATTTTAAAAGTCGGCAAAAGTGA
- a CDS encoding sodium:proline symporter, which translates to MQGIHVFDIAIIGIYFALVIAIAAYFTKKAGTSTNNFFLSGRNLPWWLAGTAMVATTFAADTPLAVTELVAKNGIAGNWLWWNLAIGGMLTVFFFAKLWRRAEIVTDVEFTEMRYSGKPAAVLRGFRALYLGIFMNGIVLAWVHKAMEKIFHVTVPGIDPFLLTAIVAGIIGIYAAASGLLGTARTDAFQFLFAMTGCIIFAIIVLQVPEIGGAAHLKEQLAPQVMSFFPKIGNVSLSGVTGGILALSIGAFFAHIGLQWWSTWYPGADPGGGGYIAQRMMSCKNEKHSVFATLWFTIAHYTLRPWPWIIIALAALVILPRADSPSTLRAENPAIYEQVVDAYNNQQLLKSDDPIYQTTEFKEFYEKYENTVDPGVMYPKLMMKYLPTGLLGFLIAVFLAAYMSTIASQLNWGTSYIINDFYRRFIKHNASEKHYVLVSRIAMLLMVVFSLWIMRLLTTISGAWEFIINASAGMGAVLIFRWFWWRINAWSEISAMVAPLIIYPIAKYGYGMQSPMTLYPIVAGTTIVWLIVTYLTKPVDNEVLLKFYTKTHPGGIGWKPISKQLPSVKSDTGFIKAFVAWMCGIILIYSSLFGFGELIFANYVMATVYLTVSAVSGIAIYLYLSKVGWKIVSE; encoded by the coding sequence ATGCAAGGAATTCATGTGTTTGATATAGCCATTATCGGGATTTACTTCGCACTGGTTATCGCCATCGCGGCTTATTTTACAAAAAAAGCCGGAACGAGCACCAACAATTTTTTTCTATCGGGAAGAAACCTTCCGTGGTGGCTTGCCGGTACAGCCATGGTCGCCACAACCTTTGCCGCAGACACGCCATTAGCGGTGACGGAGCTTGTTGCTAAAAATGGAATCGCAGGAAATTGGCTATGGTGGAATCTGGCTATCGGCGGCATGCTAACGGTTTTTTTCTTTGCAAAACTCTGGCGCCGGGCTGAGATCGTTACAGACGTCGAGTTTACTGAGATGCGTTACTCCGGAAAACCGGCTGCGGTGCTTCGCGGTTTTCGTGCGCTTTATCTGGGAATCTTTATGAATGGAATCGTTCTTGCTTGGGTGCATAAAGCAATGGAGAAAATATTTCATGTGACCGTTCCGGGAATCGATCCATTTTTGCTGACGGCAATTGTTGCCGGAATCATCGGTATTTATGCGGCGGCTTCAGGATTGCTCGGCACGGCGAGGACTGATGCTTTCCAATTTCTTTTTGCGATGACCGGCTGTATCATTTTTGCCATTATCGTTTTGCAAGTTCCGGAGATTGGAGGTGCCGCTCACTTAAAAGAACAACTTGCACCGCAGGTGATGAGTTTCTTTCCGAAAATTGGCAACGTTTCGCTATCCGGAGTAACTGGCGGCATACTCGCGCTTTCTATTGGCGCTTTCTTCGCACATATCGGTTTACAGTGGTGGTCAACATGGTATCCGGGCGCCGATCCAGGCGGCGGCGGTTATATAGCCCAACGAATGATGTCATGCAAGAATGAAAAACATAGCGTATTTGCGACTCTTTGGTTCACGATCGCTCATTACACTTTACGTCCCTGGCCTTGGATCATTATCGCACTTGCGGCTTTAGTAATTTTGCCGAGAGCCGACAGTCCTTCGACTTTACGAGCAGAAAATCCTGCCATTTACGAACAGGTTGTAGATGCCTACAACAACCAGCAATTGTTGAAATCTGATGATCCCATTTATCAAACAACTGAATTCAAGGAATTTTACGAGAAATACGAAAATACCGTCGATCCGGGCGTTATGTATCCGAAATTAATGATGAAATATCTGCCGACTGGCTTGCTTGGTTTTCTGATTGCTGTATTCCTTGCCGCTTATATGTCAACAATTGCTTCTCAATTGAACTGGGGAACGTCGTACATCATCAACGATTTTTACAGACGATTTATTAAGCACAATGCCAGCGAAAAACATTATGTCCTTGTGTCCAGAATTGCCATGTTGCTGATGGTTGTTTTTTCGCTTTGGATAATGCGACTCTTGACGACGATTTCCGGCGCATGGGAATTTATCATTAATGCCAGCGCAGGAATGGGCGCCGTGCTGATTTTTCGCTGGTTCTGGTGGCGCATCAACGCATGGTCGGAGATTTCCGCGATGGTTGCTCCGCTTATTATTTATCCGATTGCAAAATACGGCTATGGTATGCAGTCACCGATGACGCTTTATCCAATTGTTGCTGGAACGACAATTGTTTGGCTTATTGTAACTTATCTAACAAAACCAGTTGATAATGAAGTTTTACTAAAATTTTATACAAAAACGCATCCGGGCGGAATCGGCTGGAAGCCGATTTCCAAACAACTGCCGAGCGTGAAAAGTGATACAGGCTTTATAAAAGCATTCGTTGCATGGATGTGCGGAATCATCTTGATTTATTCGTCGTTGTTCGGATTTGGTGAATTGATTTTTGCCAATTATGTCATGGCAACCGTTTATCTCACAGTTTCTGCTGTTTCCGGTATTGCTATTTATCTGTACCTTTCAAAAGTTGGTTGGAAAATTGTCAGTGAATGA
- a CDS encoding MBL fold metallo-hydrolase has protein sequence MIKNSDTRLKVQFWGVRGSAPSSPDSHGLERRLRSVLKIAHNRRFEDEKTIEDFINDLPKKLKYFVGGNTACVHVQVAGKHLIFDAGSGIRKLGELLMRSQFGEGKGTAHIFISHTHWDHISGFPFFSPAYVSGNHVLIYGVHNGLEYRFGNQQEDEYYPISLSAMGANIEFVQLRKEETIDLDGIKITNKMLNHPGGSFGYRVDFNGKSIVYATDSEYTNLTKTKIDSYLQFFKNADILIFDGQFTVDELVEKENWGHSTLIQGINFAHEANVRHLVLFHHDPSYSDEKLYEMINEGRQYTKTNKLGTKLKISLAIEGIELTI, from the coding sequence ATGATTAAAAACAGCGATACCAGATTGAAAGTTCAGTTTTGGGGCGTACGCGGATCGGCGCCGTCATCTCCGGATTCTCATGGACTCGAAAGACGTCTTCGTTCTGTTCTTAAGATAGCCCATAATAGACGTTTTGAAGACGAAAAGACAATCGAGGATTTCATCAACGACTTACCCAAAAAACTAAAGTATTTCGTTGGAGGCAACACCGCTTGCGTACATGTACAAGTCGCCGGCAAACACCTAATTTTCGACGCGGGATCTGGAATTCGGAAATTGGGCGAGTTATTAATGCGCTCTCAATTTGGCGAGGGTAAAGGAACTGCCCACATTTTCATTTCTCACACCCACTGGGACCATATTAGCGGATTTCCATTTTTCTCGCCAGCATACGTGTCGGGCAATCACGTCCTTATATACGGCGTTCACAACGGTTTGGAATATCGCTTCGGCAACCAGCAGGAAGACGAATATTACCCGATTTCGCTTTCGGCGATGGGCGCTAATATCGAATTTGTACAATTACGTAAAGAAGAAACCATCGATTTGGACGGAATTAAGATTACTAATAAAATGTTAAATCATCCGGGCGGCTCGTTTGGGTATCGCGTTGATTTCAACGGGAAATCGATCGTCTATGCCACCGATTCCGAATACACAAACTTGACAAAAACCAAAATCGATTCTTATCTGCAATTTTTCAAAAACGCTGATATTTTGATTTTCGATGGACAATTTACGGTAGATGAGTTAGTGGAAAAGGAAAACTGGGGACACAGCACGTTGATTCAGGGAATCAATTTTGCTCACGAAGCCAATGTCCGTCATCTGGTTCTTTTTCATCACGATCCTTCCTATTCCGACGAAAAATTGTACGAGATGATCAATGAAGGACGTCAATATACCAAGACGAATAAATTGGGTACAAAACTAAAAATCTCGCTCGCTATCGAAGGAATCGAGTTAACCATCTGA
- a CDS encoding GTPase, whose translation MNKKNVLIIGAAGRDFHNFNTYYRDNESANVVAFTAAQIPDIYGRKYPSVLAGKLYPNGIPILSEEELPNLIREYHVQDCVFSYSDVPYTRVMNISSIVNAAGANFILLGPDATMLRSVKPVISVCATRTGCGKSQTSRKVIEILMSKGLRVVAVRHPMPYGNLPEQKVQRFATLKDLADNHCTIEEMEEYEPHIIRGNVIYAGVDYEAILRAAENDPSGCDVILWDGGNNDFSFYRPDLFITVVDPHRPGNELRYYPGEVNLRMADVVIINKIDTASPEGVQTVRESIAAVNPGAIVIDAASPIRVEKPEIIRNKRVLVVEDGPTLTHGEMKIGAGTVAAKKFGADKLVDPRPFVVGKLAETFRIYPNIGNLLPAMGYGDQQVRDLEATIEHTDCDAVVIGTPIDLNRIIKITKPNTRVFYDLQEIGKPDLSEVLDDFLRKQGLQK comes from the coding sequence ATGAATAAAAAGAACGTTTTAATCATTGGCGCCGCAGGAAGAGATTTCCACAATTTCAACACCTATTATCGTGATAATGAATCGGCGAACGTCGTAGCATTTACGGCGGCACAAATCCCAGACATTTATGGCAGGAAATATCCATCTGTCCTTGCCGGCAAATTATATCCAAATGGCATCCCAATTTTGTCCGAAGAAGAATTACCCAATCTCATCCGGGAATACCATGTCCAAGATTGCGTATTTTCCTACAGCGATGTTCCCTACACGCGAGTGATGAATATCAGTTCTATCGTCAACGCCGCCGGAGCAAATTTCATTCTATTGGGACCGGACGCAACCATGCTGAGAAGCGTCAAACCGGTGATTTCTGTCTGCGCAACCCGAACCGGATGCGGCAAGAGCCAGACTTCACGAAAAGTCATCGAAATCCTCATGTCCAAAGGTTTGCGCGTTGTCGCAGTGCGACATCCGATGCCGTACGGAAATTTGCCAGAACAAAAAGTCCAACGTTTCGCGACGCTGAAAGACCTGGCCGACAATCATTGTACCATCGAAGAGATGGAAGAATATGAACCACACATAATTCGCGGAAACGTAATCTACGCTGGAGTCGATTACGAGGCAATTTTACGCGCGGCGGAAAACGATCCATCTGGTTGCGACGTTATCCTTTGGGACGGCGGAAATAACGATTTCTCGTTTTATCGCCCCGATTTGTTCATTACCGTCGTCGATCCGCACCGCCCCGGGAACGAACTGCGCTACTATCCAGGCGAGGTAAATCTTCGGATGGCGGACGTCGTTATTATCAATAAAATCGATACGGCTTCTCCCGAAGGTGTCCAAACGGTTCGCGAAAGCATCGCCGCAGTCAATCCGGGTGCAATTGTCATTGACGCCGCTTCACCCATTCGCGTCGAGAAACCGGAAATCATCCGCAATAAGCGAGTTCTTGTCGTCGAAGACGGCCCGACTCTGACTCATGGAGAAATGAAAATAGGCGCTGGAACGGTAGCCGCCAAAAAATTTGGTGCCGACAAACTAGTCGATCCTAGACCATTCGTTGTCGGAAAATTGGCGGAGACATTCCGCATTTATCCGAACATCGGAAATCTTTTACCGGCAATGGGATACGGTGATCAACAAGTGCGTGATCTCGAAGCAACGATCGAACACACAGATTGCGACGCAGTCGTCATTGGAACTCCGATCGATCTCAACCGAATCATTAAAATTACTAAACCGAATACACGCGTATTCTACGACTTGCAGGAAATCGGCAAACCCGATTTATCAGAAGTGCTGGATGATTTCCTGCGCAAACAGGGTCTTCAAAAGTAG
- a CDS encoding carbamate kinase — MNKTAVIALGGNAISPKGQIDTIANQFRNTRASLKSVMNLLQQDYHLAITHGNGPQVGNALLRVELSMEKTPILPLGICVADTEGGMGYMIEQSLQNALITEKIPREVVSIVTQVIVDENDPSVNNPTKYIGSWYGKQEIREIARQHNWQIKEVPGKGWRRVVPSPEPIRIINRKAIKTLIDAGIIVIAAGGGGIPVYIMKNGLYEGFDAVIDKDLASAVLARDIEASELYILTDIDFVSMNYGKQNEEKIDKIRVRDLKKLYEEEQFPAGSMGPKIRAAINFIESGGQIVVITSVESAVISLHGESGTTIVP, encoded by the coding sequence ATGAATAAGACCGCAGTCATCGCACTCGGAGGAAATGCTATCTCTCCGAAAGGGCAAATCGACACGATTGCCAATCAATTCCGTAACACGCGAGCGAGTTTGAAATCTGTGATGAATCTCCTTCAGCAGGATTATCATCTGGCGATCACACACGGAAACGGTCCGCAAGTTGGCAACGCTCTCCTAAGAGTTGAATTGTCAATGGAAAAAACGCCGATCCTGCCTCTCGGCATTTGCGTCGCAGACACCGAAGGCGGAATGGGTTACATGATCGAACAGTCACTTCAGAACGCCTTGATCACCGAGAAAATCCCACGTGAAGTCGTTTCAATCGTTACGCAAGTCATTGTTGACGAGAACGATCCGTCTGTCAATAATCCAACGAAATACATCGGCAGTTGGTATGGCAAACAGGAAATCCGTGAAATCGCTCGGCAACACAACTGGCAAATCAAGGAAGTGCCGGGCAAAGGCTGGCGCAGAGTGGTTCCATCGCCCGAACCGATCCGAATCATCAACCGGAAAGCCATCAAAACACTGATAGATGCCGGAATCATTGTCATCGCCGCGGGCGGTGGCGGAATTCCGGTTTATATTATGAAAAACGGTCTTTACGAAGGTTTTGATGCGGTAATTGACAAGGATCTTGCGTCCGCCGTTCTAGCGCGGGACATCGAAGCGTCTGAATTATATATTCTAACCGATATAGATTTTGTTTCAATGAACTACGGAAAACAAAACGAGGAAAAAATAGATAAAATCCGTGTTCGCGATTTAAAAAAACTTTATGAAGAGGAACAATTTCCTGCAGGAAGCATGGGACCCAAAATTCGCGCAGCAATTAATTTCATTGAGTCAGGCGGCCAAATTGTCGTGATCACATCGGTCGAGAGTGCGGTAATCAGTTTGCATGGAGAATCAGGAACGACAATCGTCCCATAG
- a CDS encoding nucleoside-diphosphate kinase — MEKTLAILKPDCVRRKLIGNSIRFIEENGFSIRSIKTVKMDQKEAENFYAIHKDKSFFEGLIRFMTSGPCVPMVLEKEDAVQAFRNCIGNTDPSKAAEGTLRRLYASNVQENIVHGSDLEENAKKEIAFFFPTIEIIE; from the coding sequence ATGGAAAAGACATTAGCAATACTCAAACCGGATTGTGTCCGGCGGAAATTAATCGGCAATTCGATTCGTTTTATCGAGGAAAACGGCTTCTCTATTCGTTCCATAAAAACCGTTAAGATGGATCAGAAAGAAGCGGAAAACTTCTATGCAATACATAAAGACAAATCGTTTTTCGAAGGATTAATCCGATTCATGACTTCCGGCCCCTGTGTACCGATGGTTTTAGAAAAGGAAGATGCCGTTCAGGCATTTCGGAATTGCATCGGAAACACAGATCCATCCAAAGCCGCGGAAGGAACATTACGGCGTTTATATGCGAGCAATGTTCAAGAAAATATCGTTCATGGAAGTGATTTGGAAGAAAACGCTAAAAAAGAAATTGCATTTTTCTTTCCCACGATTGAAATTATCGAGTGA
- a CDS encoding 50S ribosomal protein L32 has translation MAQPKRKTSKSRRDKRRTHKKLDEQMISKCPQCGEPKLPHRACLNCGYYRGRPVISAKEK, from the coding sequence TTGGCACAACCAAAACGCAAGACATCTAAATCGCGCCGGGACAAACGCAGAACACATAAGAAACTTGACGAGCAAATGATTTCCAAATGTCCCCAGTGCGGAGAACCTAAATTACCTCATCGCGCCTGTCTGAATTGCGGATATTATAGGGGGCGCCCAGTCATTTCTGCAAAAGAGAAGTAA
- a CDS encoding 3-oxoacyl-ACP synthase, which translates to MSKKRSVISAFGKYTPERVLTNSDLEKMVDTTDAWIRTRTGIVERHLVAKGEATAQMSIQAFADMQKRFPVDPEEIDLIVVATVTPDMFFPSTAALIQNGIGAKNAFGFDVSAACSGFLYALVVATQFVENDQYKKVLVFGADTMSSITDYTNRDTCVLFGDGAGVVLLEAMEDDDTSGIFDHILKMDGAGKDFLYMLGGGSLHPATHETVDQKMHFIYQEGKAVFKFAVSRMAAVSEEILNRNSLTGKDVSIFIPHQANKRIIDVCVERLNFKTEQVLLNIDRYGNTTAATIPIGMVEAFDDGRIKDGDIVLLSAFGAGFTWGSVLVRWGHLRHA; encoded by the coding sequence ATGAGTAAAAAACGATCTGTCATCTCAGCATTTGGAAAATATACGCCTGAGCGCGTGTTAACCAATTCTGATTTGGAAAAGATGGTTGACACTACCGATGCGTGGATTCGGACGCGCACCGGTATCGTCGAACGTCATCTGGTAGCAAAAGGCGAAGCCACAGCCCAAATGAGCATTCAGGCGTTTGCAGACATGCAAAAACGATTTCCCGTCGATCCAGAAGAGATCGATCTGATCGTCGTTGCAACCGTTACACCTGACATGTTCTTTCCCTCCACCGCCGCACTCATACAAAATGGTATCGGCGCAAAAAATGCCTTTGGATTTGATGTATCTGCCGCATGCTCCGGTTTCCTGTATGCACTCGTTGTCGCGACTCAATTTGTCGAAAACGATCAATATAAAAAGGTATTGGTTTTCGGAGCGGACACGATGAGTTCCATCACCGATTATACGAATCGCGACACCTGTGTTCTTTTTGGAGACGGCGCGGGCGTCGTCTTACTCGAAGCCATGGAAGATGATGACACGTCCGGTATATTCGATCACATTCTTAAGATGGACGGCGCAGGCAAAGATTTTCTCTATATGCTCGGAGGCGGAAGCCTTCATCCTGCTACCCATGAAACAGTCGATCAGAAAATGCACTTCATTTATCAGGAAGGCAAAGCCGTGTTCAAGTTCGCCGTAAGCCGGATGGCCGCGGTTTCGGAAGAGATTTTAAACCGAAATTCCCTGACGGGAAAAGACGTATCTATTTTCATTCCGCATCAAGCAAATAAACGAATTATTGACGTTTGCGTGGAACGGTTGAATTTCAAAACAGAACAGGTTCTTCTTAATATCGACCGCTATGGCAACACGACGGCGGCGACAATCCCGATCGGAATGGTCGAAGCTTTTGATGACGGAAGAATCAAGGATGGTGATATCGTTCTGCTGTCCGCATTCGGTGCCGGTTTTACTTGGGGAAGTGTTCTTGTTCGTTGGGGGCATTTGCGTCATGCCTAA